The following proteins are co-located in the Sandaracinaceae bacterium genome:
- a CDS encoding RNA-binding protein — protein sequence MSNKLFVGGLAWATTDASLKAAFEPFGEVVDAKVILDRETGRSRGFGFVTFSDASSAKEAIGAMDGAAVDGRNVRVNEAEERRGGGGPPPRRGGGGDRPRGGGGYGGGGGGGGFGGGGGGGGFGGRPGGGGPPRERSYPPVERRGGGPSFGGPPPAGDDPFSQDGKPQGRKRHNGGGKRRKRKDDFDDRDW from the coding sequence ATGAGCAACAAGTTGTTCGTGGGCGGCCTTGCATGGGCCACGACGGATGCGAGCCTGAAGGCCGCCTTCGAGCCCTTTGGAGAGGTGGTCGACGCGAAGGTGATCCTCGATCGGGAGACCGGTCGTTCGCGTGGCTTCGGCTTCGTGACCTTCTCGGACGCGTCGAGCGCCAAGGAAGCCATCGGTGCCATGGACGGCGCCGCAGTCGATGGCCGCAACGTTCGCGTCAACGAGGCGGAAGAGCGTCGCGGCGGCGGTGGACCACCTCCGCGTCGTGGCGGTGGCGGTGACCGTCCGCGCGGTGGCGGTGGCTACGGCGGTGGCGGCGGTGGCGGCGGCTTCGGCGGCGGCGGCGGTGGCGGCGGCTTCGGGGGACGCCCCGGTGGCGGTGGTCCGCCCCGCGAGCGGAGCTACCCCCCGGTGGAGCGTCGCGGCGGCGGCCCGTCGTTCGGCGGGCCTCCCCCGGCGGGCGACGACCCGTTCTCGCAGGACGGGAAGCCGCAGGGACGCAAGCGCCACAACGGTGGCGGGAAGCGTCGCAAGCGCAAGGACGACTTCGACGACCGCGACTGGTAG
- a CDS encoding Fur family transcriptional regulator, with product MTVQPQRDVKQVLREHGIHPTSQRVAVAEYVLDTTEHPSADLVWARVKDRLPVISRATVYNTLNLFVEKGLVRTYSLTEGAQVFDPKTEPHHHFVDEATGEIHDVPWDALSVVGVADLEGLEVSDFQVVLRGRSRPPR from the coding sequence ATGACGGTCCAGCCGCAGAGAGACGTCAAGCAGGTGCTGCGCGAGCATGGGATCCACCCGACCTCGCAGCGGGTGGCGGTGGCGGAGTACGTGCTCGACACCACCGAGCACCCCTCGGCCGACCTCGTCTGGGCGCGCGTCAAGGACCGCCTGCCGGTGATCTCGCGCGCCACCGTCTACAACACGCTGAACCTCTTCGTCGAGAAGGGGCTCGTGCGGACCTACTCGCTCACCGAGGGCGCGCAGGTCTTCGACCCCAAGACGGAGCCGCATCATCACTTCGTCGACGAGGCGACGGGCGAGATTCACGACGTCCCGTGGGACGCCCTGAGCGTCGTGGGCGTCGCCGACCTCGAAGGGCTCGAGGTCAGCGACTTTCAAGTCGTCCTACGCGGCCGCTCGCGCCCGCCCCGATAG